TCGAGAAACACATTACGTTATGGTTAATCTGCTAATGATTTCCCGTGCTTAGATGGTGAAACGATAATGGTGTGCAACGGTAATTACTGGTGTATTAGTTTTTCCCGAGTAATTTTCTTATTAGAAGATCTTTGTTTGAACTCATGTGTTGCGAAAAAGGAACATTTTTTTGATGTTGCTTAATGCTCTGTGAACTGATAAGACGAGATGCAACTATGCAAGTGTGCCAGATAAACATTGTAGTGTTGAACCCAACGTTTTACACCTACAACAACTAAGCAGAGATGAAATTGTGCAAACCAAAGTGTATTGTGCAAAAcgataaacaatatatattataagaGAAACATGGGTTACTTCCAACATTGGAACCTGTTTGTTTGCATGCAAGTAAGGTAATCGAAAAACTAATGCCTTCTAATCCTGACCAAATTATGGTGACGCCATTACAACAATTAATCGAACCTGCACCCTCCACCAATGTAGAAGAACAAAAACCGACGACAAATGTAGAAGAACAAAAACCGACGACAAATATGGAAAGCTTCCACTTTTACACATGTTAAACAGTAATAGTGAAATGCGAAGACAAAACAGGTCAGAAATATGATGCGGTTGTCCAATGCTAACTAAGGTTTCAATGCCAAAAATATAACATAGCAGAAGAATTGGCTCTTCTCCACAAAAGTGCACACAGTCCAACAACTAAAGAGATGATTGCATCGCGCTGGAGGAATTCATATGGTAGAGTAATCTAAGGCACACACATTATGTCAAAACTACTTAGTTAAAGGAGAGAACATTTTAAAAGGAACAAAATGAGTTAAGCGTAGTCGTTGCAATACAATCACCATTCACGACGCAGGACAAAAAGTTTTTGACAAATGAAACAGGACAATCCAAAACAAGAAACTCAGCATCCTCTTTAAACCAGGTTGATTCATTCAAAATCAACAAATTGGACCAACAGCTCCACCTCTGGTTGGGTACGGGAGATCTCAAACACGGCCAGCTTTGGTACAGTTATGTTGCACTTCCTCAAGAAATTCCCCCACCCTTGACTAATGCTGCCACAATTGCGCCTTCTTTTGCCAACGTATCTTCCGTAGACTGCCTGGACGGAGATCTCCCCCGCTCTCAGATTTACAAGGGCATCATCGTTGACGTCGTCTCCAAAGTGCGGCACATTTGGCTGACCAAACCATAATTGAGAATCGTATGTAATTAAGGGGAATAAAACAGATATTGTGGTCCCCAAACTTAAAGAAAGAAATAGGTGTATATAGAGTGTAGAGACAAAGCCATTACCAGGAAGTGGATGCCCAATAGCCTTTTTGTGATGTGCATGATGAAAAAGGGGTGCTCCGACTGAAAAGTCTGCTCCACCTCAGCTGCAGCGGAGCTCCTGGGGACATTGATACATCCCATTCGACGCCGGGGCGCTTCAGTAGGGCTTGTGCGTTTCCTGGGCGTCTGGGGGGGTGTTTCGTCGCCGGAGTCATCACCCGACGTATCATACGTCCTTTCCACACCCGGCGACTGAAAGATGCGAACGCTGAAGTCGTCTCTGCCCTTGTGCTTGAACAGCAGAATGTTAGATGGATTTAGCTTGTATTCATGATAGAACCTCTGCCATCCCCTGCCGAGAGTGATCTCTTTCCACCCATTGGGGGTGCATGCAATCTTGTAAGAATGGTTTGACCCATCGGCGACCGTAATGTACAGATGGTTGCTATCTTTGGCGTGAGCTTCTGCCATCTCTTCGTCAGGGCACGAACACAGTGGATGAAGGGCACCAACACAGTGG
The Arachis duranensis cultivar V14167 chromosome 5, aradu.V14167.gnm2.J7QH, whole genome shotgun sequence genome window above contains:
- the LOC107489004 gene encoding uncharacterized protein LOC107489004; translated protein: MAEAHAKDSNHLYITVADGSNHSYKIACTPNGWKEITLGRGWQRFYHEYKLNPSNILLFKHKGRDDFSVRIFQSPGVERTYDTSGDDSGDETPPQTPRKRTSPTEAPRRRMGCINVPRSSAAAEVEQTFQSEHPFFIMHITKRLLGIHFLPNVPHFGDDVNDDALVNLRAGEISVQAVYGRYVGKRRRNCGSISQGWGNFLRKCNITVPKLAVFEISRTQPEVELLVQFVDFE